CGTACCTGACATGTTGAATCCACCGAATGGTTGGTAACCAACGATCGCACCTGTGCAACCACGGTTGAAGTAGAGGTTACCGACGTGGAAGTTCGCACGCGCGTACTCTTGATTCGTCCGGTCTTGCGTGATGACAGCACCAGTCAAGCCGTATTCCGTGTTGTTCGCGATGGCGATTGCTTCTTTGAAATCTTTCGCTTTCGTGAAGGCAACGACTGGTCCGAAGATTTCTTCTTGCATTAAACGATCTTTTGGTTGAACGTCAGCGACGACTGTCGGTGAGACGAAGAATCCTGTTGAATCATCCGCTGTACCACCTGCGACGATGCGCCCTTCTTCTTTTGCAACGTCGAAATACGACGTGATTTTCTTGAATGCTGCTGCGTCGATGACCGGTCCGACATTGTTTGCGACATCCGTCGGGTTACCGATGCTGAGTTTGTTCGTGTTCGCGACGACTTTTTCGAGCAACTCGTCATAGACAGAATCGAGTGCGACGACACGTGAACAAGCTGAACATTTTTGACCTGAGAAGCCGAACGCTGCTTTTGTGATCATATCTGCTGCGTAATCAAGATCAGCCGACTCATCGATAACCATCGTGTCTTTTCCGCCCATTTCCGCGATCACGCGTTTGAGCCAGATTTGACCTTCGTTCAATTTCGATGCCCGCTCGTTGATGCGAAGACCAACATCACGTGATCCTGTGAAGCTGATGAAACGTGTTTTCGGATGGTCGACGAGGTAGTCACCGACTTCTGCTCCTGAACCTGGTACGAAGTTCAAGACGCCAGCCGGAAGACCTGCTTGCTCCATCACTTCCACGAATTTCGCTGCGACGACCGGTGTCGTCGATGCTGGTTTTAAGAGGATCGGGTTCCCTGCCACGATCGCTGCGACTGCTGTTCCAGCCATGATCGCGAGTGGGAAGTTCCATGGTGAGATGATGACACCGACACCGAGTGGAATGTAGTCGTAACGGTTGTATTCGCCTGGACGACTCTCGACTTTTTTGCCGTCTTTTAAGACGAGCATCTGGCGTGCGTAGTATTCGAGGAAGTCGATTGCTTCTGCTGTATCGGCATCGGCTTCGTTCCAAGGCTTCCCTGCTTCTTTGACGAGGTAGGCAGAGAACTCATGCTTCCGCTTACGGATGATGTTCGCTGCTTTGAATAGGACGTCCGCACGTACAGACGGATTGACGAATTTCCATGTTTCGAAGGCTGTGACTGCTGCTTGCATCGCTTCTTCCGCATGTTCCTGTGTCGCTTTCGAGACACGTCCGACGATCTCTTCTTTGTTAGCCGGATTGACGGAGACGATTTTATCTTCCGTCGTCACATGTTTTCCACCGATGACGAGCGGATAATCTTTGCCGAGTTCTTGCGTGACGAGTGCAAGTGCCTCTTCGAACGCTTTCTTGTTTGCTTCTTGTGAGAAGTCCGTGAATGGTTCGTGTTTGTACGGAATCATCTCTATTCCCCCTTTAATCTCTACTTTAAATCGCTTACATTCTCCATTGTACAGAAGCATGAGTCCGCTTACAATTATTCTAGTCAAAAAAATAAAGGAGTGACCGATTTGGTCACCCCTTGTTTTCTATTATTCCTTCGCTTGTGAAAAGACGATCTCTTCATGTTCGATCGAAACTTTGACGTCCTGTCCTTGGAACAACCAGTCATCCTGATCCGAGACGACGAAATGAATGCCATCAACGACCTCTTCAACTGCCGCCCGTTCGACTTCTTCCATATGAACACCGACCGAGAAACCTTGTGTTAAATCCGTTGATCCACCATATTTTGCGAAGAAG
This window of the Exiguobacterium acetylicum genome carries:
- the pruA gene encoding L-glutamate gamma-semialdehyde dehydrogenase, which encodes MIPYKHEPFTDFSQEANKKAFEEALALVTQELGKDYPLVIGGKHVTTEDKIVSVNPANKEEIVGRVSKATQEHAEEAMQAAVTAFETWKFVNPSVRADVLFKAANIIRKRKHEFSAYLVKEAGKPWNEADADTAEAIDFLEYYARQMLVLKDGKKVESRPGEYNRYDYIPLGVGVIISPWNFPLAIMAGTAVAAIVAGNPILLKPASTTPVVAAKFVEVMEQAGLPAGVLNFVPGSGAEVGDYLVDHPKTRFISFTGSRDVGLRINERASKLNEGQIWLKRVIAEMGGKDTMVIDESADLDYAADMITKAAFGFSGQKCSACSRVVALDSVYDELLEKVVANTNKLSIGNPTDVANNVGPVIDAAAFKKITSYFDVAKEEGRIVAGGTADDSTGFFVSPTVVADVQPKDRLMQEEIFGPVVAFTKAKDFKEAIAIANNTEYGLTGAVITQDRTNQEYARANFHVGNLYFNRGCTGAIVGYQPFGGFNMSGTDSKAGGPDYLTLHLQAKTTSEMF
- a CDS encoding HesB/YadR/YfhF family protein — translated: MKIHITDEALQYFKDEMEAKSGDTIRFFAKYGGSTDLTQGFSVGVHMEEVERAAVEEVVDGIHFVVSDQDDWLFQGQDVKVSIEHEEIVFSQAKE